The Peribacillus sp. FSL E2-0218 genome contains a region encoding:
- a CDS encoding RNA polymerase epsilon subunit: protein MVFKVYYQVTISEVPIRENTKTMFVEGESVRDVRLKLKKEPYNVEIVLPVTGAYLDYEKQNEDYKVLEL, encoded by the coding sequence ATGGTTTTTAAGGTATACTATCAAGTAACCATATCAGAGGTTCCCATCAGGGAGAATACGAAAACGATGTTTGTCGAAGGTGAATCCGTTCGCGACGTTCGTCTAAAATTAAAGAAAGAACCTTACAACGTAGAAATCGTACTGCCCGTAACCGGAGCCTATCTAGACTATGAAAAACAAAATGAAGATTACAAAGTATTGGAGCTATAA